ACTGGTGGTTAGCAATACACACACGGCAATAACCATTTCAACAGAAATAGAACGCTTTAAAGTAACAACATGATGTTGCTGTGTAATTTGCGGAACTAAACGTAGTTTATGCCAAGCACCCAGTAGTAACATAGCACTCACTAACAACAGTTTTAACATTATTAGCTGGCCATAATTTGAAGTAAATAATACAGAAAATGAATTTAAGTATTGCCATAATAAGGTTATACCAGATATGAGCAGTACCGCTATGATAATAATTGCTAGCTGTCCAAAGCGTTCCATTAAATGCTTTATCGTATTTAACGATAGCAGTTGGCAACTTTTATAAAGAGGCCATAGTGAGCCAATCCAACTAGCAATGGCAATTAAATGCAGTGTTAATATACTTTTAATTAATAGGCCTTTTTCGGCGCTGTGGCCGGTTAAGGTAAAGCTATAGGTAAGGATAACAAGTGCTAATAGTGTAATAACAAAATTAGCCACGTTAGCTGAGTTTGAATGGGTGCGCCAAGTGCACACCGCAAACAAGGCAATTATAAATGCAGGCACTCTAATACTTACCTGCTCACCAATTACTGATTGCCAAATTATATCCAGCATGAAGGGGTCTATCATGCCAGCAAAACCAGATTCAGCCATGGCCCCCGCTTCAATTGGTATTTGTAATATTGCACCAATAAAGCCCACCATAACAAGGGTGATTTGCCAGCGCTTTAAATACCGATTAAAACAGCTTAATTGTTTATCTGGCGTTGTACTCTCATTATTAAGTAAGCGTATTAGCAAGCAGCCCGCAAGGGCTGCAATAGCTAAATAGCTTACTATTTTTAATAATAGTAACAGCACTGACCAATCACTTAATTGCATTATATGACTACCTAATGATTATGTTGTTTATGCGGAGCAGACATATTTTTCATTTTAGAATGTGCGTCGCTGCTGTGCAGCATAAAGTCAAAATTGCCTGACATTTTATGGCCATCGCCACCAAGCGCTATCCATTTAACTGTGTAATTACCTTGTTCAAGCTTGGGCAACGGCCAGCTAAAGTTGCTATTAGCTTTTGCACTGGGTTTAAAGTTAAAATCTACTTGCTTGTTTGCAGCATCACTTAAGAGTACTTTGGCAAGTTGTACTTCGCCGCTAAACGTTAATGTAAGTTGCTCTGGACTTTGCATTAGCATCGCACTATTTTGTGGTGTTGATTGCTTTAGCGAAATATGAGCTGATGCCGAAAAGCTTAAAGCTAAGCCTAAAATTGCCGCAATAGTTATAAATTTCATAATTACCTCTTATTTTTAAATATTAAAACCAAAATTTTATACCGGCAACAAACTCAGTATCGTTGCTGCTCTGCTCGTTTAGCTTGGCGTAATCTGCTGTGCTACCAAATTTATTAGTCCACTCTACACCTACATAAGGTGCAAATTGGCGAGTAAATTCATAACGAACCCTAACGCCAATAGCAGTACTAGATAGTCCACTGCCTAGCTCATTTTGTTCATCGTCTTTACCATAAAATGTTATTTCAGCACGAGGCTGTATAATGAGCCTTTGTGTTAAAAGCAGCTCATATTCAGCTTCTGCTGTAAATGCTGTATTGCCGCTCTCACCTACATACGCTGTCATATCAAGCTCAAACCAATAAGGTGCTAAGCCTTGAATACCAAACGCTAACCATTGACGGTTTTTGCCCTCTTTATAATAATCGTAGCGAATACCGACTTGCGTATCCCAATAAGCCGAAATTGCATGGCCCCATAAAATATCAGTTTGATTTTCTTCAAGCTTGCCATCACTAACATCGCCCTCGGTTTTTATCACTAATCGATTAAATGTGGTGCCGTACCACGCTTGTAAATCGAAAACAGCAGCATCGGCTTGTTCGTTATACTCAAGGCGATCACCTAAAATAGCGTAAAACTTATGCTCATCTGCAAGGGTTAAGCGCTCGCCATCAGCTAAAGCATATGGCCCTTGCGTTAAGGTTGTGCCATTAGCATAAGCGTGTGGATCGCGAGCATTTTTAGGGGCATCGCCGCCTTGCTGCTGCATTTTATCGCCCGCCATATCGCCAGACATGTCGCCCATTTCAGTTTGAGCAAACACATGCAGGCTCAATAACGGTGCACTAATTAATAGTGCACTAGTAAGTACTGTTGATAAGGTTAAATTTCTCATGATACAACCACCTCTCTAAACATACCTGCATCCATATGAAATAGTAAATGACAATGCCAAGCCCAACGACCAACATCATGTGGCGTAGTTAAAAAGCTAATTCTTTGGGCGGGCTGTACCATTATGGTATGGCGGCGAACTAACACATCACCTTGATCGTTCTCCAAGTCGCTCCACATACCATGTAAATGCATAGGGTGTGTCATCATGGTATCGTTTTGTAAAATAACTCGTACCCGCTGATTATGCTTCATATGCACAGGAGTACTTTTACCAAACTCTAAGCCATCAAAAGACCAGCTGTAGCGTTCCATATTACCGGTTAAATGTAGCTCTATTTCGGCTTCGGGTGCTTGGTGGTCAACTATGCCATCAAGAGAGCGTAAATCTGCGAGTGTTAAAACACGACGGCCGTTATTACGCAGCCCAATACCAGGATCGTCTAAGTTTGTGCGTGGCGTATCAACGCGCATATCAACTGAGGCGCCATATTCTGTTTTAGCGTGGCGAACTTTCTGACTTGGAACAGCCAGTGGGTTTCCACCCATATTATGCTGACTATGGTCCATAGCCATTGCACCATGGTCCATTGTGCTGTGATCCATTGCCCCCTTATCCATACTGGTTTTGTCCATGCTAGCGTGGCCCATAGCGCTGTGATCCATTCCAGGCATAGCAGAGTGATCCATATTGCCCATCATATCCCTCATTGCTAACCACTCAACGGGGTCAAGTGCAGGCACTGGCGCATCAATATTAGCAGCGACAGACAAAGTCCCTTTGGCATAACCTGAGCGGTCCATGCTTTGTGCAAAAATTGTGTATGCGTCATTCTTAGGTTCAACAACCACATCGTAGGTTTCACCTGGACCAAAGCGAAACTCATCTACGGTGACAGGTTCAACATTTTGTCCATCTGCTTGTACCACAGTTAATTTTAACTCTGGGATACGTACATCAAAAAAGGTGTTACTTGAGCCATTAATAAATCTTAAACGTACTTTTTCGCCCGCTTTAAACAGCCCACGCCAATTAGCCATTGGTGCAGTACCATTCATTAAATAGGTCATTGCCGAAGCCGATAAATCAGCTAAATCGGTTGGACTCATTCGCATCTGGTTCCACATTTCACGTCGTTGAAGTGCATTAGCAACGCCGCTTGTTGCTATGTCATCAAAAAACTCAGGTACAGTGGGCTGATTAAAGTTAAACACATCCCCCTGAATTTTTAATTTACGGAATAACTCCATAGGATCATCATCAGTCCAATCAGAGAGTTGAATAATATGTTCATTATCTGCGCTGATAACATCTTGCTCACGAGGCTCAATAATTAACGCCCCATACATACCGGTCATTTCTTGAAAACCACTGTGTGAGTGATACCAATAAGTACCGCTTTGTTGTAACTTAAATTTATAAACAAACGTTTCGCCAGGCATAATGCCTTTAAAGCTAATGCCCGGTACACCATCCATTTGATACGGTAAAATAATACCATGCCAGTGAATAGAGCTAGGTACCGCTAAATTGTTGGTAACGCGAATGGTCACGTCGTCACCTTCTTTAAGGCGTAATGTTGGCGCGGGAATAGAGCCATTAATGGTGGTAGCCATACGCACCACACCGGTAAAATTTACCGGGGACTCATCAATAACCAAGTCAATAACTTTACCGCTCAACTCCGGCACTGTACCTGTTAATGTTGATGCCGCTAAAGATGATGCTGCATGTAATACAGTTGGAAAAGCTGCCAGCACACCGCCTGCAATTAATCCTTGAACAAAACGCCTACGTGGCTTTGAAATGTGCTGTAATGACTCTTTAAAACCCATTTTATTACACCTGAATAGCAAAATATGCATTGAGTATAATATTTAAACCTGACATCGACATGACGCGAACATTACAAAGTTGTAATCTTAATGTCATGTTGCTGTTGTAGCGCATATGGCATAGTGCTGTTTAAGTGATAACTAAAATCAGAATAAAAGTAACAAAGGAATTATATGCGCTTACTAATCGTTGAAGACGAGATTAAAACCGGTGATTACTTAAAACAGGGCTTAACCGAAGCCGGCTTTCAGGTTTGTTTGGCGCGCAATGGCCTTGACGGTCACCATTTAGCAATGACTGAATTATTTGATGTGATTATATTAGATATAATGTTGCCCGATGTATCTGGCTGGCGAATTTTAGAGTCGGTACGAGAAGCCAAAAATGACACGCCAGTATTATTTTTATCGGCTCGCGATAGTGTTGATGACAGAGTAAAAGGGCTTGAACTTGGCGCAGATGATTACTTAATAAAACCGTTTGCTTTCTCAGAAGTACTTGCTCGAGTGCGTACGCTAATTCGCCGCGGTGGCGTGCAAAAAGTGGCCGACATACTCACGATTGCAGACTTAGAAATGGATATACCAAAGCGTAAAATACAACGTGCAGGTAAGCGTATTTTACTCAGTAATAAAGAATTTAGCTTATTAGAGCTGTTACTGCGCCGAGAAGGCGAAGTGTTATCTCGCTCACTTATCGCGTCGCAAGTATGGGATATGAACTTTGAAAGTGATACCAATGTAATCGATGTTGCAATTAGACGCCTGCGGGGCAAGGTTGACGATGACTATAGCATTAAACTTATTCATACAGTGCGCGGTATGGGCTATAAATTAGAGGTCGAAAATGCCCAAAACTAACGCTCGACCTATGTCGCTGACCATGCGGGTAGTGTTGTTTATTGCTGTTACTGTAATAGCCTGTTTAACCTTAGTGGCGTCATTAATTAACTCCTCCATTGAACATCACTTTATTGAGCAAGACAGTGGCGAGTTAAAGGTTATTAGCCAGTCAGTTGCAGCTGTTTTAGCCCAGCAGCATAGCTCAAGTACAGCATTGGGGCAGGCATTATCCAAAGCTGTAGCAGGGCATCATGGTGTTTATTA
This genomic stretch from Pseudoalteromonas translucida KMM 520 harbors:
- a CDS encoding copper resistance D family protein; this translates as MQLSDWSVLLLLLKIVSYLAIAALAGCLLIRLLNNESTTPDKQLSCFNRYLKRWQITLVMVGFIGAILQIPIEAGAMAESGFAGMIDPFMLDIIWQSVIGEQVSIRVPAFIIALFAVCTWRTHSNSANVANFVITLLALVILTYSFTLTGHSAEKGLLIKSILTLHLIAIASWIGSLWPLYKSCQLLSLNTIKHLMERFGQLAIIIIAVLLISGITLLWQYLNSFSVLFTSNYGQLIMLKLLLVSAMLLLGAWHKLRLVPQITQQHHVVTLKRSISVEMVIAVCVLLTTSVFTTLVGPPV
- a CDS encoding copper resistance CopC family protein → MKFITIAAILGLALSFSASAHISLKQSTPQNSAMLMQSPEQLTLTFSGEVQLAKVLLSDAANKQVDFNFKPSAKANSNFSWPLPKLEQGNYTVKWIALGGDGHKMSGNFDFMLHSSDAHSKMKNMSAPHKQHNH
- a CDS encoding copper resistance protein B, encoding MRNLTLSTVLTSALLISAPLLSLHVFAQTEMGDMSGDMAGDKMQQQGGDAPKNARDPHAYANGTTLTQGPYALADGERLTLADEHKFYAILGDRLEYNEQADAAVFDLQAWYGTTFNRLVIKTEGDVSDGKLEENQTDILWGHAISAYWDTQVGIRYDYYKEGKNRQWLAFGIQGLAPYWFELDMTAYVGESGNTAFTAEAEYELLLTQRLIIQPRAEITFYGKDDEQNELGSGLSSTAIGVRVRYEFTRQFAPYVGVEWTNKFGSTADYAKLNEQSSNDTEFVAGIKFWF
- a CDS encoding copper resistance system multicopper oxidase: MGFKESLQHISKPRRRFVQGLIAGGVLAAFPTVLHAASSLAASTLTGTVPELSGKVIDLVIDESPVNFTGVVRMATTINGSIPAPTLRLKEGDDVTIRVTNNLAVPSSIHWHGIILPYQMDGVPGISFKGIMPGETFVYKFKLQQSGTYWYHSHSGFQEMTGMYGALIIEPREQDVISADNEHIIQLSDWTDDDPMELFRKLKIQGDVFNFNQPTVPEFFDDIATSGVANALQRREMWNQMRMSPTDLADLSASAMTYLMNGTAPMANWRGLFKAGEKVRLRFINGSSNTFFDVRIPELKLTVVQADGQNVEPVTVDEFRFGPGETYDVVVEPKNDAYTIFAQSMDRSGYAKGTLSVAANIDAPVPALDPVEWLAMRDMMGNMDHSAMPGMDHSAMGHASMDKTSMDKGAMDHSTMDHGAMAMDHSQHNMGGNPLAVPSQKVRHAKTEYGASVDMRVDTPRTNLDDPGIGLRNNGRRVLTLADLRSLDGIVDHQAPEAEIELHLTGNMERYSWSFDGLEFGKSTPVHMKHNQRVRVILQNDTMMTHPMHLHGMWSDLENDQGDVLVRRHTIMVQPAQRISFLTTPHDVGRWAWHCHLLFHMDAGMFREVVVS
- a CDS encoding heavy metal response regulator transcription factor, which translates into the protein MRLLIVEDEIKTGDYLKQGLTEAGFQVCLARNGLDGHHLAMTELFDVIILDIMLPDVSGWRILESVREAKNDTPVLFLSARDSVDDRVKGLELGADDYLIKPFAFSEVLARVRTLIRRGGVQKVADILTIADLEMDIPKRKIQRAGKRILLSNKEFSLLELLLRREGEVLSRSLIASQVWDMNFESDTNVIDVAIRRLRGKVDDDYSIKLIHTVRGMGYKLEVENAQN